The following proteins are encoded in a genomic region of Candidatus Zixiibacteriota bacterium:
- the rpsG gene encoding 30S ribosomal protein S7 yields the protein MSRRTKTPKRYIKTDQKFNDALVAEFVSCLLKRGKRSTAEHLFYDAIDLLEKKAGQSGVEVFHKAMENVKPTLEVKSRRVGGATYQVPVEVRSDRRTALAIRWLILNASARNDKSMADKLAAEFHAASNNEGGAVKKKEDTHKMAEANKAFAHFRW from the coding sequence ATGTCGAGAAGAACAAAAACGCCGAAGCGATATATTAAGACGGACCAGAAGTTCAACGACGCATTGGTGGCCGAATTTGTCTCCTGCCTGCTCAAGCGCGGCAAGCGCTCGACGGCCGAGCATCTCTTCTACGATGCCATTGACCTGCTCGAGAAGAAAGCCGGTCAGAGCGGCGTAGAGGTTTTTCACAAGGCGATGGAAAACGTCAAGCCGACACTCGAGGTCAAGTCCCGCCGGGTCGGCGGCGCGACCTACCAGGTGCCGGTGGAAGTCCGGTCTGATCGGCGCACCGCGCTGGCCATACGCTGGCTGATATTAAACGCGAGCGCTCGGAATGACAAGTCGATGGCTGATAAATTGGCGGCGGAATTTCATGCCGCCTCGAACAACGAAGGTGGAGCGGTAAAGAAGAAGGAAGACACCCACAAAATGGCCGAGGCCAACAAGGCCTTTGCTCACTTTAGGTGGTAA